The following are encoded in a window of Bradyrhizobium guangdongense genomic DNA:
- the rpsU gene encoding 30S ribosomal protein S21, translated as MQVVVRDNNVEQALRVLKKKMQREGVFREMKQRRSYEKPSERKTREKSEAIRRARKLARKQAIREGLLPAPPKKKPFERKPPLPEIKAPTA; from the coding sequence ATGCAGGTCGTCGTCAGAGACAACAACGTTGAACAGGCGCTTCGCGTTCTCAAGAAGAAGATGCAGCGCGAAGGCGTCTTCCGGGAGATGAAGCAGCGGCGCTCCTACGAGAAGCCGTCGGAAAGAAAGACGCGCGAGAAATCCGAAGCCATTCGCCGCGCGCGCAAGCTCGCGCGTAAGCAGGCGATCCGGGAAGGGCTGTTGCCCGCACCACCGAAAAAGAAGCCGTTCGAGCGCAAGCCCCCCTTGCCGGAGATCAAGGCTCCTACGGCCTGA
- a CDS encoding DUF1488 domain-containing protein produces MTLTRGRFISHEYDRMIVRFSMQDGAREVLCAISTSAMDDLEPGPRVRPEQREAQFTRLRDRIEARAASKYSATEFEGTPPGIVLRGIDFRP; encoded by the coding sequence ATGACACTGACCCGCGGCCGCTTTATCAGCCACGAATATGATCGGATGATCGTCCGGTTTTCGATGCAGGACGGTGCCAGGGAGGTTCTCTGCGCGATCTCGACCTCCGCGATGGATGATCTCGAGCCTGGCCCGCGAGTCAGGCCCGAGCAGCGGGAAGCACAGTTCACCCGCCTGCGGGACCGCATCGAAGCACGGGCGGCGAGTAAATACAGCGCGACCGAGTTCGAAGGCACTCCGCCCGGGATCGTGCTGCGCGGAATCGATTTCAGGCCGTAG
- a CDS encoding response regulator: protein MPILIVEDDFFITEMVRTALAEGGFQSEVVTSGEQAIPLLEDKHSEYRALVTDINLQGKLTGWDVAKRARELGPDIPVVYMTGAAAEEWPSHGVPKSVLLQKPFAPAQIVTAISQLLNQIPPPHE from the coding sequence TTGCCGATCCTGATCGTCGAGGACGATTTCTTCATCACCGAAATGGTCCGCACCGCCTTGGCCGAGGGTGGCTTCCAATCGGAGGTGGTGACCTCGGGCGAGCAAGCTATTCCGCTGTTGGAAGACAAGCATTCTGAATACCGGGCGCTCGTGACGGACATCAATTTACAAGGCAAGCTTACTGGGTGGGACGTTGCCAAACGGGCCAGGGAGCTCGGCCCGGATATCCCGGTCGTGTACATGACCGGCGCTGCCGCGGAGGAGTGGCCGTCGCATGGCGTGCCCAAGAGCGTGCTGCTGCAAAAGCCCTTCGCGCCGGCGCAGATCGTGACTGCGATCTCGCAGCTGCTGAATCAGATTCCGCCTCCGCACGAATAG
- a CDS encoding class I SAM-dependent methyltransferase, whose translation MDESSSRFRLLFEHDLFLKPLCTFPDHALALRIGAVIAPSSKNRKLIKIGDDPRLRGGRQNFAWSEVDMSLSKAFNERLTELKFHPAVLAVRQIKKRLADSGPALRLKFNTQKRDEIIGEYKRGSSVQDIIDFTKHHMGTGSCQIETEISSALDYIAASAPKTVVEIGTLNGGTSLLFGRFLPTMETMICIDLHVKNKEMLKLLATPKQHWTFFDMPSYADDSVRRVERFLAGRQIDTLFIDGDHRYEGVKQDFLCYRPFVREGGIILFHDICESSGNTSAWAGGVPQLWRELSPHYEHREFIQNRSQEGFGIGALKYTRAANPFPSA comes from the coding sequence TTGGATGAATCGTCATCGCGCTTTAGGTTGTTGTTTGAGCATGATCTTTTCCTAAAACCGCTGTGCACTTTTCCGGATCATGCTTTAGCGCTCCGCATCGGCGCGGTCATCGCTCCGTCAAGCAAAAACCGTAAGTTGATCAAAATTGGAGATGATCCTCGCCTTCGGGGCGGTCGGCAAAACTTTGCTTGGAGCGAGGTTGATATGTCGTTGAGCAAGGCCTTCAATGAGCGATTGACGGAACTGAAGTTTCATCCTGCCGTTCTCGCGGTCAGACAGATCAAGAAGCGTCTGGCCGATAGCGGACCTGCACTGCGCCTCAAGTTCAATACCCAGAAGCGCGACGAGATCATCGGCGAGTACAAGCGCGGATCGAGCGTGCAGGATATCATCGACTTCACCAAGCATCATATGGGCACCGGCTCGTGCCAGATCGAGACGGAGATCTCGTCGGCGCTCGACTACATCGCCGCATCCGCTCCCAAGACCGTCGTTGAAATCGGCACGTTGAACGGCGGAACGTCGCTCCTGTTCGGACGATTTCTTCCCACCATGGAGACGATGATCTGCATCGATCTGCATGTGAAGAACAAGGAAATGCTGAAGCTGCTGGCCACACCGAAGCAGCACTGGACGTTCTTCGACATGCCGTCCTACGCGGACGACAGCGTCAGGCGCGTCGAGAGATTTCTGGCTGGCCGGCAGATCGACACATTGTTCATCGATGGCGATCATCGCTATGAAGGCGTCAAGCAGGACTTCCTGTGCTACCGGCCGTTCGTTCGCGAAGGCGGTATCATCCTGTTTCACGACATCTGCGAATCCAGCGGCAACACCAGCGCCTGGGCTGGTGGTGTCCCGCAGCTATGGCGCGAATTGTCGCCGCACTACGAGCACAGGGAATTCATCCAGAACCGCAGCCAGGAAGGCTTTGGCATCGGCGCGCTGAAATACACCAGGGCGGCGAACCCGTTTCCGTCGGCGTGA
- the greA gene encoding transcription elongation factor GreA: MSVAFTKEESAETASETLLPDRPISPHPNLVTETGLQALQGQLQAAREAYEAAQAIDDVNEKRRQSAAPLRDIRYLAERLRTAQLVAAPSSSETVAFGSTVTFSRADGRVQTYRIVGEDEADPKAGSISFVSPVARCLMGKAVGDVAVSGAQELEIVAIA, encoded by the coding sequence TTGAGCGTCGCCTTTACCAAAGAAGAGAGCGCCGAGACCGCCTCCGAAACGTTGCTGCCGGATCGTCCGATCTCGCCGCATCCGAACCTCGTGACGGAGACGGGCTTGCAGGCATTGCAGGGCCAGCTGCAGGCCGCGCGTGAAGCCTATGAAGCCGCGCAAGCGATCGACGACGTCAACGAGAAGCGCCGGCAATCGGCGGCACCCTTGCGCGATATCAGATATCTCGCCGAACGCCTGCGCACCGCGCAGCTCGTTGCCGCCCCGTCCTCCAGCGAGACGGTCGCCTTCGGCAGCACCGTGACCTTCAGCCGCGCCGACGGCCGCGTGCAGACCTACCGCATCGTCGGCGAGGACGAAGCCGACCCGAAGGCCGGCTCGATCTCGTTCGTCTCGCCGGTTGCAAGATGCCTGATGGGAAAAGCCGTCGGCGACGTCGCCGTTTCAGGGGCACAGGAACTCGAGATCGTCGCGATCGCCTAA
- a CDS encoding peroxidase family protein — MSSRHAIAPRGLNATRSPLSQGRFGRMFRTLTPAKFGPNDADNIANLAALADNMVGDFDGPKDSPDAEESGIPALYTYFGQFIDHDITFDPVSSLTKQQDPDGLVDFRTPSFDLDNLYGRGPGDQPYMYDSNGKFLLGETLTGTGVSNAFDLPRFKGRALIGDPRNDENSIVSQLQGLMLRFHNRMVDDNDTLSFQDVQQRVRFHYQYVVLNDFLPRIVNAGVLNDLKTGGRYDRSKLAYYHWKTYPYMPVEFSVAAYRLGHSMIRPGYRLNDADNMLLQIFPDPNNPDNNALTGFRSMGPGRAIDWGRFIDIDRRAYGVEDDGTNPDNKRRLQLAYRIDTSLVDPLRKLPPEVASNPSSLALRNLERGWRLGLPSGQAVARAMHVTPLTDEQIIIGRAVDVPGAADPQVPIASIANGVFKGNCPLWTYILAEARQFQTAVAVPATGAPAGGINTPQLGPVGGRIVAEVFLGMMFGDASSVLSLDPNWAPVTGPDFKLKDLVTYALGQGAALH, encoded by the coding sequence ATGAGCAGTCGTCACGCCATTGCGCCCCGCGGTCTCAACGCCACCCGCTCGCCGCTGTCACAAGGCCGCTTCGGCCGCATGTTCCGCACCCTGACGCCGGCGAAATTCGGCCCGAACGATGCCGACAACATCGCAAATCTTGCGGCGCTCGCCGACAACATGGTCGGCGATTTCGATGGACCGAAGGACAGCCCCGACGCCGAGGAGAGCGGAATTCCCGCGCTCTACACCTATTTCGGCCAGTTCATCGATCACGACATCACCTTCGATCCCGTGAGCTCGCTGACCAAGCAGCAGGACCCGGACGGCCTCGTCGATTTCCGCACGCCGTCGTTCGACCTGGACAATCTCTACGGACGCGGACCAGGCGACCAGCCCTATATGTACGACAGCAACGGCAAGTTCCTGCTCGGCGAGACCTTGACCGGCACCGGCGTATCCAACGCCTTCGATCTGCCGCGCTTCAAGGGCCGCGCGCTCATCGGCGATCCCCGCAACGACGAGAACAGCATCGTCTCGCAGCTGCAGGGGCTGATGCTGCGCTTCCACAACCGCATGGTCGACGACAATGACACGCTCTCTTTCCAGGACGTGCAGCAGCGCGTGCGCTTCCATTATCAATACGTCGTGCTGAACGACTTCCTGCCGCGCATCGTCAATGCCGGCGTGCTGAACGATCTCAAGACCGGCGGGCGCTACGACCGCAGCAAGCTCGCCTATTATCACTGGAAGACGTATCCCTACATGCCGGTCGAGTTTTCGGTCGCGGCCTATCGGCTCGGACACTCGATGATCCGGCCCGGCTACCGGCTCAACGACGCCGACAACATGCTGCTGCAGATATTCCCCGATCCCAACAACCCCGACAACAACGCGCTGACCGGTTTCCGCAGCATGGGACCGGGGCGCGCCATCGATTGGGGACGTTTCATCGACATCGACAGGCGCGCCTACGGCGTCGAGGACGACGGCACCAATCCCGACAACAAGCGGCGGCTCCAGCTCGCCTATCGCATCGACACCTCGCTGGTCGATCCCTTGCGCAAGCTGCCGCCGGAGGTCGCCTCCAATCCGTCGTCACTGGCGTTGCGCAATCTCGAACGCGGCTGGCGGCTCGGCCTGCCGTCGGGCCAGGCGGTCGCCAGGGCGATGCACGTGACGCCGCTGACCGACGAGCAGATCATCATCGGCCGTGCCGTCGACGTCCCCGGGGCGGCCGATCCGCAAGTCCCGATCGCCTCGATTGCCAACGGCGTGTTCAAAGGCAATTGTCCGCTCTGGACCTACATCCTCGCCGAAGCGCGTCAGTTCCAGACCGCGGTCGCGGTCCCGGCCACCGGTGCGCCAGCGGGCGGCATCAACACGCCGCAGCTCGGTCCGGTCGGCGGCCGCATCGTCGCCGAGGTCTTCCTCGGCATGATGTTCGGCGACGCCTCCTCCGTGCTGTCGCTCGACCCGAACTGGGCGCCGGTGACCGGTCCCGATTTCAAGCTGAAGGATCTGGTGACCTACGCGCTGGGCCAGGGAGCCGCGCTGCATTGA
- a CDS encoding acetolactate synthase large subunit, producing the protein MNGAESLVRTMVKGGVDVCFTNPGTSEMHFVAALDRVPGMRCVLGLFEGVVTGAADGYFRMKGTPASTLLHLGPGLANGLANLHNAKKANSGIVNIVGQHAVYHIDYNAPLTSDIEGLARPMSSWVRTSPNSKSVAADGAAAIAAAKSAPPQIATLILPADTAWNEADGIAEVPAEQQRASYSPQAVEQAAKILHGDGEGTLLLMTGSALSEQGLALAERIAGKTGCTVMGPTFRPRMARGRGRFSIDRIHYVIENALPMLVRFRHIVLVESDDPVAFFAYPNKPSMLKPEGCDVHRMTAWGENSVAALEALAGAVKASAKDVKPQVLQELVKPTGALTFASIAQAIACAIPENAIMVDESLTTGRGFFPPTAAAAPHDWLQNMGGSIGFSTPLSIGAAIACPDRKVITMVGDGSAMYTIQSLWTQARENLDIVTIVFANRIYQILRGEFDNVGAGEPGQRANDMLRLDRPTLDFVALAKGMGVPGRAVTNADEFNNALAEAVAEPGPRLIEVQM; encoded by the coding sequence ATGAACGGTGCGGAAAGCCTGGTGCGGACAATGGTCAAGGGCGGGGTGGACGTCTGCTTCACCAACCCCGGCACCTCCGAGATGCATTTTGTCGCAGCGCTCGACCGCGTGCCGGGCATGCGCTGCGTGCTCGGCCTGTTCGAAGGCGTGGTGACGGGCGCCGCCGACGGCTATTTCCGCATGAAGGGCACGCCCGCCTCGACCCTGCTGCATCTCGGTCCGGGCCTCGCCAACGGCCTTGCCAATCTGCACAACGCCAAGAAAGCCAATTCCGGGATCGTCAACATCGTCGGCCAGCATGCCGTCTACCACATCGACTACAACGCGCCGCTGACCTCCGACATCGAGGGTCTGGCCCGGCCGATGTCGTCCTGGGTCCGCACCTCGCCGAATTCCAAATCGGTCGCCGCTGACGGCGCCGCCGCGATCGCCGCCGCCAAAAGCGCCCCGCCGCAGATCGCGACCCTGATCCTGCCCGCCGATACCGCCTGGAACGAAGCCGACGGCATCGCCGAGGTGCCGGCCGAGCAGCAGCGCGCCAGCTACTCTCCGCAAGCGGTCGAGCAGGCCGCCAAGATCCTGCACGGCGACGGCGAGGGCACGCTGCTGCTGATGACCGGCAGTGCGCTGAGCGAACAGGGCCTGGCGCTGGCCGAGCGCATCGCGGGCAAGACCGGCTGCACGGTGATGGGCCCGACCTTCCGTCCCCGCATGGCGCGCGGCCGCGGCCGCTTCTCGATCGACCGCATCCACTACGTGATCGAGAACGCGCTGCCGATGCTGGTCAGGTTCCGTCACATCGTGCTGGTCGAGTCGGACGATCCCGTCGCGTTCTTCGCCTATCCGAACAAGCCGAGCATGCTCAAGCCCGAGGGCTGCGACGTCCATCGCATGACCGCCTGGGGCGAGAATTCGGTCGCGGCGCTCGAAGCGCTCGCCGGCGCCGTCAAGGCCAGCGCCAAGGACGTCAAGCCGCAGGTTTTGCAGGAGTTGGTCAAGCCGACCGGCGCGCTCACCTTTGCATCGATCGCGCAGGCGATCGCGTGCGCGATCCCCGAGAACGCGATCATGGTCGACGAGTCCCTGACCACCGGCCGCGGCTTCTTCCCGCCGACGGCGGCGGCCGCGCCGCACGACTGGCTGCAGAACATGGGCGGCTCGATCGGCTTCTCGACGCCGCTGTCGATCGGCGCCGCGATCGCCTGCCCCGACCGCAAGGTCATCACCATGGTCGGCGACGGCAGCGCGATGTACACGATCCAGTCGCTGTGGACGCAGGCCCGCGAGAACCTCGATATCGTCACCATCGTTTTCGCCAACCGCATCTACCAGATCCTGCGCGGCGAGTTCGACAATGTCGGCGCGGGCGAGCCCGGCCAGCGCGCCAACGACATGCTGCGGCTCGATCGCCCGACGCTCGACTTCGTCGCGCTGGCCAAGGGCATGGGCGTACCCGGCCGCGCCGTCACCAATGCCGACGAGTTCAACAACGCGCTGGCGGAAGCCGTCGCCGAGCCGGGGCCGCGGCTGATCGAAGTGCAGATGTAG
- a CDS encoding L,D-transpeptidase — MIRIFAAPIAAIALLAVTAGGAFAEEYDSRDIMGGGPNFFRGGANPIPRTTVMYNGNYAPGTIVVNTAERRLYLVLQNGQALRYGIGVGRDGFRWGGVHKITAKKEWPDWTPPSQMIARRPDLPRHMKGGIENPLGARAMYLGSTLYRIHGSNEPETIGQAVSSGCFRMTNDDVTDLYGRVSVGTTVVVLNN; from the coding sequence ATGATCCGGATTTTTGCCGCGCCGATTGCCGCCATCGCATTGCTGGCCGTCACGGCCGGCGGCGCCTTCGCCGAAGAGTACGACTCCCGCGACATCATGGGCGGCGGCCCGAACTTCTTCCGCGGCGGCGCCAACCCGATCCCCCGCACCACCGTGATGTACAACGGCAACTACGCCCCCGGCACGATCGTGGTGAACACCGCCGAGCGCCGGCTTTACCTGGTGCTGCAGAACGGCCAGGCGCTGCGCTACGGCATCGGCGTCGGCCGCGACGGTTTCCGCTGGGGCGGCGTGCACAAGATCACCGCCAAGAAGGAGTGGCCGGACTGGACGCCGCCGTCGCAGATGATCGCGCGCCGGCCCGATTTGCCGCGTCACATGAAGGGCGGCATCGAGAACCCGCTCGGAGCGCGCGCGATGTATCTGGGCTCGACGCTCTACCGCATCCACGGCTCCAACGAGCCGGAGACGATCGGCCAGGCCGTCTCCTCGGGCTGCTTCCGCATGACCAATGACGACGTCACCGACCTCTACGGCCGCGTCTCGGTCGGCACCACGGTGGTGGTGCTGAACAACTAG
- a CDS encoding DUF2927 domain-containing protein, with translation MRAFNPPSAALRFALLAFAALTSVPDTATSAIAGELPAIASRQRTEKKSFTDAEIVDGFFKTAFGAEYHLAGRVDRIRKFDAPVRVFAETDRADRKAQLAKVVADIGKHVQHLDIAMTTTAEAANVRVKLVRDRDLYRTITSFYGAEKAREIRTSLDPQCLSGFRKNEQFEIEHSDVILTVDVSDFTFLDCAYEEVLQSLGPINDTSSVPWTMFNDNVSMGYFDVYDQYILNVLYDPRIKAGMTVPEVREVLPDVLADVRAWVKRVNELKE, from the coding sequence ATGCGCGCCTTCAACCCGCCCTCGGCTGCCCTTCGCTTCGCCCTGCTGGCGTTTGCAGCGCTCACATCTGTGCCTGACACCGCGACCAGTGCGATCGCCGGCGAGCTGCCCGCGATCGCCTCGCGCCAGCGCACCGAAAAGAAGAGCTTTACCGACGCCGAGATCGTCGACGGTTTCTTCAAGACCGCCTTCGGCGCCGAGTATCATCTCGCCGGCCGCGTCGATCGCATCCGCAAGTTCGACGCCCCGGTGCGTGTGTTCGCCGAGACCGACCGCGCCGACCGCAAGGCGCAGCTCGCAAAGGTGGTGGCCGACATCGGCAAGCACGTGCAGCATCTCGACATCGCCATGACCACGACCGCCGAGGCGGCGAATGTGCGGGTGAAGCTGGTGCGCGACCGCGACCTCTATCGCACCATCACCAGCTTCTACGGCGCGGAGAAGGCGCGCGAGATCCGCACCTCGCTCGATCCGCAATGCCTGTCCGGCTTCCGCAAGAACGAGCAATTCGAGATCGAGCATTCCGACGTCATCCTCACCGTCGACGTCAGCGACTTCACCTTCCTCGACTGCGCCTATGAGGAGGTGCTGCAATCGCTCGGGCCGATCAACGACACATCGAGCGTGCCGTGGACGATGTTCAACGACAATGTGTCGATGGGCTATTTCGACGTCTACGACCAGTACATCCTCAACGTGCTGTACGATCCCCGCATCAAGGCCGGCATGACCGTGCCGGAGGTGAGAGAAGTGCTGCCCGACGTGCTCGCGGACGTGCGCGCCTGGGTGAAGCGGGTGAATGAGCTGAAGGAGTGA
- a CDS encoding threonine synthase, with protein MSAASYIDPRNGKLYSLHEPRWCSDERTPLLVTPGAGISRADIDGSTRSLWRYRAALPVEIRDPISLGTGCTPLVQQGWGDLRPFFKLEWFNPTGSFKDRGSAVMLSFLRQIGVNAILEDSSGNGGSSMAGLGAAGGMRVKILAPASTSPAKIAQVRAYGAEVQLVEGPREESEAEAIRQSSQTFYASHNWQPFFLEGTKSFAYEIWEDLGFRAPDNVIVPVGAGSSLLGCAFGFRELLKAGQIAKLPRLFAAQPLNCSPIDASFKAGVDTPVAREVSKTIAEGTAIKSPLRLREIIAALRESGGGTIALTEDEIVAALRRLARQGLFTEPTSASAAAALEKLAGCGAIKASETTVVVLTGTGLKAATTVADLVG; from the coding sequence ATGTCTGCCGCCAGCTACATCGATCCCCGCAATGGAAAGCTCTATTCCCTCCATGAGCCGCGCTGGTGCTCGGACGAGCGCACGCCGCTGCTGGTGACACCGGGCGCGGGGATTTCGCGGGCGGACATCGACGGCAGCACGCGGTCGCTGTGGCGCTACCGCGCGGCGCTGCCGGTCGAGATCAGGGATCCGATCTCGCTCGGCACGGGATGCACGCCGCTGGTGCAGCAGGGATGGGGCGATCTGCGGCCGTTCTTCAAGCTCGAATGGTTCAATCCGACCGGCAGCTTCAAGGACCGCGGCTCTGCGGTCATGCTGTCGTTCCTGCGGCAGATCGGGGTCAACGCCATTCTGGAGGATTCCTCCGGCAATGGCGGCTCGTCGATGGCAGGGCTTGGTGCCGCCGGCGGCATGCGCGTGAAGATTTTGGCGCCGGCCTCGACCTCGCCGGCCAAGATCGCGCAGGTGCGCGCCTACGGCGCCGAGGTGCAGCTCGTCGAGGGTCCGCGCGAGGAGTCGGAGGCGGAAGCTATCAGGCAGTCGAGCCAGACCTTCTATGCCAGCCACAACTGGCAGCCGTTCTTTCTCGAGGGGACCAAATCCTTCGCCTATGAAATCTGGGAAGACCTCGGCTTTCGCGCGCCGGACAACGTCATCGTTCCCGTCGGCGCCGGCAGCAGTCTTCTGGGCTGCGCCTTCGGCTTCCGCGAGCTCCTGAAGGCCGGGCAGATCGCAAAGCTGCCGCGGCTGTTCGCGGCCCAGCCGCTCAACTGCTCGCCGATCGATGCCAGCTTCAAGGCCGGCGTCGATACGCCTGTCGCGCGCGAGGTGAGCAAGACCATCGCCGAAGGCACCGCGATCAAGTCGCCGCTGCGGCTGCGCGAGATCATCGCCGCCTTGCGAGAAAGCGGCGGCGGCACGATCGCGCTCACCGAGGACGAGATCGTCGCCGCGCTGCGGCGTCTGGCGCGGCAGGGCCTGTTCACCGAGCCCACCAGCGCCAGCGCGGCCGCCGCGCTGGAGAAGCTCGCTGGGTGCGGGGCCATCAAGGCGAGCGAGACCACGGTCGTCGTGCTGACCGGCACGGGGCTGAAGGCGGCGACCACGGTGGCTGATTTGGTGGGGTAG
- a CDS encoding GTP cyclohydrolase II translates to MSRANRTDHIRLTSHPEPGRKAAFPIHWGAADARARGPIIGTVSRAGDRNVIGSHGGSYAMYRALAVSAGALDPIRRPDLTNTFPAATIGPFEQWRDPAKIVALDPWGHLVAENFRQEIAEGVDIRPSIAITRARLDLPEIREALAAKRLRADGEVVHANGSVSVVKIAIDPVWYLPGLAERFGTNETELRRTLFEQTAGMFPELVTRPDLKVFLPPIGGTTVYMFGDVTKLPDHRTRITCRVHDECNGSDVFGSDICTCRPYLIHGIEESARGAQEGGLGLVVYNRKEGRALGEVTKFLVYNARKRQEDGDAAAAYFERTECVAGVQDARFQQLMPDTIHWLGLKRIDRFLSMSDMKYDALTSQGIDIVERVPIPPELIPADAYVEIAAKKAAGYYSTDIAPEKDVDGVVGRSLEKY, encoded by the coding sequence ATGAGCCGCGCGAACCGTACCGACCACATCCGCCTCACCTCGCACCCCGAGCCCGGCCGCAAGGCGGCCTTTCCGATTCACTGGGGCGCCGCCGACGCGCGTGCCCGCGGGCCGATCATCGGCACGGTGTCGCGGGCAGGCGATCGCAACGTGATCGGCAGCCATGGCGGCTCCTACGCGATGTACCGCGCACTCGCCGTCTCCGCCGGCGCGCTCGATCCCATCCGGCGCCCGGATCTCACCAACACCTTCCCGGCCGCGACCATCGGGCCGTTCGAGCAATGGCGCGATCCCGCCAAGATCGTCGCACTCGATCCCTGGGGCCATCTGGTCGCCGAGAATTTTCGCCAGGAGATCGCCGAAGGCGTCGACATCCGCCCAAGCATCGCGATCACGCGCGCGCGGCTCGACCTGCCGGAGATTCGCGAGGCGCTCGCCGCAAAACGGCTGCGCGCCGACGGCGAGGTCGTGCACGCCAATGGCAGCGTGTCCGTGGTGAAGATCGCGATCGATCCGGTCTGGTATCTGCCCGGCCTTGCCGAGCGCTTCGGCACCAACGAGACCGAGCTGCGCCGCACGCTGTTCGAGCAGACCGCCGGCATGTTCCCGGAGCTCGTGACGCGGCCGGACCTGAAGGTGTTCCTGCCCCCGATCGGCGGCACCACCGTTTACATGTTCGGCGATGTGACAAAGCTGCCTGATCATCGCACCAGGATCACCTGCCGCGTGCATGACGAGTGCAACGGCTCGGACGTGTTCGGCTCCGACATCTGCACCTGCCGTCCCTACCTGATCCACGGCATCGAGGAATCCGCGCGCGGCGCGCAGGAGGGCGGGCTCGGGCTCGTCGTCTACAATCGCAAGGAAGGCCGCGCGCTCGGCGAGGTCACCAAATTCCTGGTCTACAATGCGCGCAAGCGCCAGGAGGACGGCGACGCAGCCGCCGCCTATTTCGAGCGCACCGAATGCGTCGCCGGCGTCCAGGACGCACGCTTCCAGCAATTGATGCCGGACACCATTCACTGGCTCGGCCTGAAGCGGATCGACCGCTTCCTCTCGATGAGCGACATGAAATACGACGCGCTGACCTCGCAAGGAATCGACATCGTCGAGCGCGTGCCGATCCCGCCGGAGCTGATCCCGGCCGATGCCTATGTCGAGATCGCCGCGAAGAAGGCCGCCGGCTATTACTCGACCGACATCGCGCCCGAGAAGGACGTCGACGGCGTGGTCGGACGTTCGCTGGAAAAATACTGA
- a CDS encoding URC4/urg3 family protein — MADALEQQARALLTAKAVRARAGQMLEIGLAGGLTHFTVDLDRMDGVADAVLDVTRKAYPTLEIPFHARWRHFVFGGLDRWAQLADATPWPDRAARARAEFDLAIVSVLLDAGAGAAWRYRDAVTGQGIGRSEGLALASLDMFARGLFSRDARAPFRVDADVLAKLPLSALTSAFQASDANPLLGLEGRTNLLHRLGKQVAARADIFGMQDTPRPGGLFDHIAAQAKDGAIPAPAILSAVLNQLGPIWPSRLELAGVPLGDCWRHPAIKADDATAGLVPLHKLSQWLSYSLIEPLQRAGFDVTDIDGLTGLAEYRNGGLFVDHEVLRLRDAADADRAHAVDSLLVVEWRALTVALLDGLAERIRTKLGRTPRSLPLASILEGGSWAAGRAVAFARRPDGSPPLKVISDGTVF, encoded by the coding sequence ATGGCGGATGCTCTGGAACAACAGGCACGCGCGCTGCTCACCGCAAAGGCGGTTCGCGCGCGCGCCGGGCAAATGCTCGAGATCGGCCTCGCCGGCGGACTCACGCATTTCACTGTCGATCTCGATCGCATGGATGGCGTTGCAGATGCCGTGCTCGATGTGACGCGCAAGGCCTATCCGACGCTCGAGATTCCTTTCCATGCCCGGTGGCGGCATTTTGTGTTCGGCGGCCTCGATCGCTGGGCACAATTGGCCGACGCAACACCGTGGCCCGACCGTGCCGCACGGGCGCGCGCGGAGTTCGACCTTGCCATCGTCAGCGTGCTGCTCGACGCCGGCGCCGGCGCGGCGTGGCGATACCGTGATGCGGTGACGGGACAAGGCATCGGACGCTCCGAGGGGCTGGCGCTCGCAAGCCTCGACATGTTTGCCCGCGGACTGTTTTCCCGCGATGCACGTGCGCCGTTCAGGGTCGATGCGGATGTGCTCGCAAAATTACCGCTCTCGGCACTGACGTCGGCCTTCCAGGCCAGTGATGCCAATCCGCTGCTCGGCCTGGAGGGACGTACGAATCTGCTGCATCGCCTTGGCAAGCAGGTCGCCGCGCGCGCCGACATTTTCGGCATGCAGGACACGCCGCGGCCGGGCGGCCTGTTCGATCACATCGCCGCGCAGGCAAAGGACGGCGCTATCCCCGCACCCGCGATCCTGTCTGCGGTGCTGAACCAGCTCGGACCGATCTGGCCGTCGCGGCTGGAACTCGCGGGCGTCCCGCTCGGCGATTGCTGGCGTCATCCGGCGATCAAGGCCGATGATGCGACCGCCGGCCTCGTCCCGCTGCACAAGTTGTCGCAATGGCTGAGCTATTCGCTGATCGAGCCGCTCCAGCGGGCCGGCTTCGACGTCACCGATATCGACGGCCTGACCGGGCTTGCCGAATACCGCAATGGCGGCCTGTTCGTCGATCACGAGGTGCTGCGCCTGCGCGATGCGGCCGACGCCGATCGTGCGCATGCAGTGGATTCGCTGCTCGTCGTCGAGTGGCGCGCGCTCACGGTCGCGCTGCTGGATGGTCTCGCCGAACGCATCCGCACCAAGCTCGGCCGCACGCCGCGATCGCTTCCGCTCGCCAGCATTCTGGAGGGCGGCAGCTGGGCCGCCGGCCGCGCCGTCGCGTTTGCGCGCCGCCCCGATGGATCGCCGCCGCTCAAGGTGATCAGCGACGGCACGGTGTTTTAG